Proteins encoded together in one Dasypus novemcinctus isolate mDasNov1 chromosome 9, mDasNov1.1.hap2, whole genome shotgun sequence window:
- the TMCO2 gene encoding transmembrane and coiled-coil domain-containing protein 2, producing the protein MSTFPFSSFSWEDYFSLNTIWNWLQATFLGESNLPQQTNSGLLDTIAPTVQVILGTFFVILLTIGLYALWKRSVQSIQKILLFVITLYQVYKKGSDLFQAFLANPEGISLPIQDSNNIFLSLDLQEKILKKLQTLENKVKDLEGTIISQKPTMKRDCSSEPYCSCSDCQSPLPTSGFTSTSEM; encoded by the exons ATGTCAACATTTCCATTTTCATCTTTTTCCTGGGAAGATTATTTCTCTCTGAACACAATATGGAATTGGCTACAAGCAACTTTTCTGGGAGAGTCTAATTTGCCTCAGCAAACAAATTCGGGGCTACTAGATACTATTGCTCCAACTGTGCAAGTTATTCTGGGGACTTTCTTTGTGATTTTGTTGACAATAGGACTATATGCCTTATGGAAACGAAGTGTTCAATCAATTCAG aaaatattgttATTTGTAATCACACTCTACCAAGTTTACAAGAAGGGCTCAGATCTTTTTCAGGCTTTTTTGGCCAACCCAGAAGGGATTAGTCTTCCAATTCAAGATAGTAATAATATCTTCCTGTCCCTGGATCTacaagaaaaaattctgaaaaaactTCAGACACTGGAAAACAAAGTGAAGGACCTGGAGGGGACGATCATTTCCCAAAAACCTACCATGAAGAGGGATTGCTCCTCCGAGCCCTACTGCAGCTGCTCTGACTGCCAGAGCCCCTTGCCCACATCAGGGTTTACTTCCACATCTGAAATGTGA